The proteins below come from a single Prolixibacter sp. NT017 genomic window:
- a CDS encoding cation-translocating P-type ATPase produces MSASNYITQTFPVTGMSCASCSLSVETILNATDGVIDAKVNFANASVLVKWDEQVIQPSAMKAAIQAVGYDLIVEDKETAGETVEEIQRKEYDQLKKHTLGAVLFSIPIVAIAMFLTDLPYAKWIELALTLPVVLIFGKRFYINAWKQMKHRVANMDTLVAVSTGIAFLFSLFNTLYPEFWTSKGFEAHVYYEAAAAIIAFILLGKLLEDRAKSNTSSAIKKLIGLQPKTVVRIAEDGTETTVPIKDVAIGDILLVKPGEKIPVDGKVTFGNSFVDESMISGEPIPVEKTENKEVFAGTINQKGSFRFKAEKVGGETLLAHIIKMVQEAQGSKAPVQKLVDKIAGIFVPVVMGISVLTFIVWMIFGGDQAFTHALLAAITVLVIACPCALGLATPTAIMVGIGKGAENNILIKDAESLETAHKVNAVILDKTGTITEGKPVVADIIWTENANQEQLTPLLFGMEKQSEHPLASSVEEYFKSKEVKGTQPDQFESITGQGVKAAFSEEHYFVGNHRLLEENEIKIPKDIQAKAGKMQQDAQTVIFFANAEKVLAVIAIADQIKETSKAAIAHLQNEGIDVYMLTGDNEQTAESVSKQVGLKHFKAGILPGDKADFVKELQQQGKTVAMVGDGINDSQALAQADISIAMGKGSDIAIDVAKMTLTTSDLNSIPKALKLSKQTVATVKQNLFWAFIYNVIGIPIAAGVLYAFNGFLLNPMIAAAAMAFSSVSVVSNSLRLKWKSL; encoded by the coding sequence ATGTCAGCTTCAAATTACATAACGCAAACCTTTCCCGTTACCGGGATGAGCTGTGCGTCCTGTTCACTGAGCGTCGAAACCATCCTGAATGCAACAGATGGTGTGATAGATGCCAAAGTGAATTTTGCGAATGCCAGCGTCTTGGTAAAATGGGACGAACAGGTGATACAACCTTCCGCGATGAAGGCAGCCATTCAGGCAGTAGGTTACGACCTCATCGTGGAGGACAAGGAAACCGCCGGAGAAACGGTAGAAGAAATACAACGAAAAGAATACGACCAGCTGAAAAAACATACATTGGGAGCGGTTCTGTTTTCCATCCCGATTGTAGCTATCGCGATGTTTTTGACTGATTTGCCGTACGCCAAATGGATTGAACTGGCACTGACACTTCCGGTTGTACTCATCTTCGGGAAACGATTCTACATAAACGCCTGGAAACAGATGAAACACCGGGTGGCCAATATGGACACGCTGGTCGCTGTAAGTACGGGCATCGCATTCCTGTTCAGTCTGTTCAATACGTTATATCCCGAATTCTGGACCAGCAAAGGTTTCGAGGCACATGTTTACTACGAAGCAGCCGCAGCCATTATTGCCTTTATTCTACTTGGCAAACTATTGGAAGACCGGGCCAAATCAAATACATCATCAGCCATTAAGAAGCTAATAGGCCTGCAGCCTAAAACGGTTGTAAGGATTGCTGAGGACGGAACAGAAACCACCGTACCGATTAAAGATGTAGCCATTGGTGATATTTTGTTGGTTAAACCCGGCGAGAAAATCCCGGTAGACGGAAAAGTAACCTTTGGCAATTCCTTTGTCGACGAAAGTATGATCAGCGGAGAACCTATTCCGGTAGAAAAAACAGAAAATAAAGAGGTATTTGCCGGAACCATCAACCAAAAAGGAAGTTTCCGATTCAAAGCCGAGAAAGTAGGCGGAGAGACACTGCTGGCACACATTATTAAAATGGTGCAGGAAGCCCAGGGAAGTAAAGCCCCGGTTCAAAAACTGGTCGATAAAATTGCCGGTATTTTCGTTCCGGTCGTTATGGGAATATCAGTCCTAACATTCATCGTCTGGATGATTTTTGGCGGCGACCAGGCGTTTACCCACGCATTGCTGGCAGCCATCACGGTACTGGTTATTGCTTGTCCCTGTGCGTTGGGACTGGCCACACCAACCGCTATTATGGTAGGAATTGGCAAAGGCGCCGAAAATAACATTCTCATAAAAGATGCAGAAAGCCTCGAAACAGCGCATAAAGTAAATGCTGTGATTCTTGATAAGACGGGGACCATCACGGAAGGAAAACCGGTGGTTGCCGATATCATCTGGACTGAGAATGCAAATCAAGAGCAACTGACTCCGCTGCTGTTTGGAATGGAGAAACAATCGGAGCACCCACTGGCCAGTTCCGTTGAAGAATATTTCAAGAGTAAAGAAGTTAAAGGAACGCAGCCGGATCAGTTTGAAAGTATTACGGGACAAGGTGTAAAGGCCGCTTTCTCGGAAGAACACTACTTTGTTGGAAACCATCGGTTGCTGGAAGAAAATGAGATAAAAATTCCGAAAGATATTCAGGCGAAAGCCGGAAAAATGCAACAGGATGCGCAAACAGTCATTTTCTTCGCCAACGCGGAAAAAGTACTGGCTGTTATTGCTATCGCCGACCAGATTAAAGAGACATCGAAAGCAGCCATCGCGCATTTGCAGAACGAAGGTATCGATGTTTACATGCTGACGGGAGACAATGAGCAAACCGCTGAATCCGTATCAAAGCAAGTTGGTCTGAAACATTTCAAGGCAGGCATTCTGCCCGGCGACAAGGCCGATTTTGTGAAAGAACTGCAGCAACAAGGCAAAACAGTCGCTATGGTAGGCGACGGAATCAACGACTCGCAGGCTTTGGCTCAGGCTGATATTAGCATTGCCATGGGAAAAGGCTCTGACATTGCTATTGACGTGGCCAAGATGACCTTGACCACCTCCGATTTAAACAGCATTCCCAAAGCATTGAAACTGTCGAAACAAACCGTGGCAACTGTCAAACAGAACCTGTTCTGGGCATTTATTTACAATGTCATTGGAATACCAATTGCTGCCGGCGTATTGTATGCTTTCAACGGATTCCTGCTGAACCCGATGATTGCCGCAGCGGCCATGGCGTTCAGTTCGGTTTCGGTAGTGTCGAACAGTCTTCGATTAAAATGGAAATCACTTTAA
- a CDS encoding AraC family transcriptional regulator: MKIYIKNMVCDRCKLAIKNQLNDLKLEPISVELGEVDFGETELTADQMKQIKTNIEPLGFELLDDKNSTLVEKIKTLIIELVHRNDEPIQIRLSDYIRNHLNYDYHYLSNLFSSIEGTTIEHYYIEQKIEKVKELLVYDELTLSEIAYQMGYSSVAHLSGQFKKITGLTPSHFKKLKDARQRTPLDKL; encoded by the coding sequence GTGAAGATATACATCAAAAATATGGTTTGCGATCGTTGTAAGCTGGCCATTAAAAACCAGCTCAACGATCTGAAACTGGAGCCCATTTCAGTAGAATTAGGCGAAGTGGATTTTGGTGAAACAGAGCTCACCGCCGACCAAATGAAGCAGATAAAAACCAACATCGAACCCCTCGGTTTCGAACTGCTCGACGACAAGAACAGCACATTAGTAGAGAAAATAAAAACGCTCATCATCGAGTTGGTTCACCGGAACGACGAGCCTATTCAAATTAGGCTGTCCGATTATATCCGCAACCATCTCAATTACGATTACCACTACCTTAGCAACCTCTTTTCATCCATAGAGGGAACAACGATTGAGCATTACTACATTGAGCAAAAAATCGAAAAGGTAAAAGAGCTGCTGGTATATGACGAACTCACACTAAGTGAGATAGCCTACCAAATGGGATACAGTAGCGTAGCCCATCTGAGTGGACAATTCAAAAAAATCACCGGTTTAACCCCAAGCCATTTTAAAAAACTGAAAGACGCCAGACAGCGTACCCCGCTCGACAAACTGTAA
- the speA gene encoding biosynthetic arginine decarboxylase, giving the protein MRKWRVEDSAELYNITGWGINYFSINEKGHVVVTPKKDGVQVDLKELVDELQLRDVSAPMLIRFPDILDSRIEKMESCFKIAAEEYEYKAQNFTVYPIKVNQMRPVVQEIVSHGKKFNIGLEAGSKPELHAVIGVNTDNDSLIICNGYKDEDYIELALLAQKMGRRIFLVVEKLNELKLIARIANRLKIRPNIGIRIKLASSGSGKWEDSGGDVSKFGLTSSELLVAMDFLEKHKMQDCLKLVHFHIGSQVNKIRRIKIALREAAQFYVHLHLNGFPVEFVDIGGGLGVDYDGTRSANSESSVNYSIQEYVNDATSSMVDAANEHDIPHPNIITESGRSLAAHHSVLIFEVLESATLPSWDEEEDLPEDAHDLVKELYESWDMLNQPRMLETWHDAQQIREEALDRFSLGLVDLKTRAQIERLFWSVAREVHQMASKLKHVPEELLNLPKLLSDKYFCNFSLFQSLPDSWAIDQIFPIIPIQRLDEKPDRSATLQDITCDSDGKINNFISTRNFSYYLPVHSLKAKESYYIGVFLVGAYQEILGDLHNLFGDTNAVHVSVDDKEYSIDQIIDGETVAEVLDYVQYNPKKLVRTVETWVTSSVKTGKISAEEGKEFLSNYRSGLYGYTYLE; this is encoded by the coding sequence ATGAGAAAATGGCGCGTTGAAGATTCTGCCGAACTATACAACATCACAGGCTGGGGAATAAATTATTTTTCAATTAACGAGAAGGGACATGTTGTAGTAACACCGAAAAAAGACGGTGTTCAGGTAGACTTAAAGGAGTTGGTCGATGAACTTCAATTGCGTGATGTTTCGGCTCCGATGCTGATACGTTTTCCCGATATCCTCGATAGCCGGATCGAGAAGATGGAAAGCTGCTTTAAAATCGCAGCCGAAGAGTACGAATACAAAGCGCAGAATTTTACGGTCTATCCCATCAAGGTCAACCAGATGCGCCCCGTTGTTCAGGAAATTGTCAGTCACGGCAAAAAATTCAACATAGGTCTGGAAGCCGGTTCCAAACCGGAATTACATGCTGTCATTGGCGTGAACACCGATAACGACTCACTTATTATTTGCAACGGTTACAAAGACGAGGATTATATTGAGCTGGCTTTGCTGGCGCAAAAAATGGGCCGTCGCATTTTCCTGGTGGTAGAAAAGCTGAACGAGCTGAAACTGATTGCGCGCATTGCCAACCGTCTGAAGATTCGACCGAATATCGGTATCCGCATCAAACTGGCCAGCTCAGGTAGCGGCAAGTGGGAAGATTCGGGCGGCGACGTCAGTAAATTCGGACTAACATCCAGCGAATTGCTGGTAGCCATGGATTTCCTGGAAAAGCACAAAATGCAGGATTGCCTGAAGCTGGTTCACTTCCATATTGGCAGCCAGGTAAATAAAATTCGCCGCATTAAAATTGCCTTACGGGAAGCGGCGCAATTCTACGTACATCTTCATCTCAATGGCTTTCCGGTTGAATTCGTAGACATTGGCGGCGGGCTGGGCGTCGATTACGACGGAACCCGCTCGGCAAACAGTGAAAGCAGTGTCAACTACAGCATACAGGAGTATGTGAATGATGCCACTTCATCGATGGTCGACGCAGCCAACGAACACGATATTCCACATCCCAATATTATCACCGAATCGGGACGTTCACTAGCGGCCCACCATTCGGTACTTATCTTCGAAGTGCTCGAATCGGCAACATTGCCAAGTTGGGATGAAGAGGAAGATTTGCCCGAAGATGCGCACGATCTGGTGAAAGAGCTATACGAATCATGGGATATGCTAAACCAGCCGCGAATGCTGGAAACCTGGCACGATGCACAGCAAATACGGGAAGAAGCGCTCGACCGTTTTAGTCTAGGATTAGTCGATTTGAAAACCCGTGCGCAGATTGAACGGCTGTTCTGGTCCGTTGCCCGCGAGGTGCATCAAATGGCCAGCAAACTGAAGCATGTTCCGGAAGAATTGTTAAACCTACCGAAATTATTGTCCGACAAATATTTCTGTAATTTCTCGCTGTTCCAGTCGTTACCTGATTCCTGGGCTATCGACCAGATTTTCCCAATCATTCCGATCCAACGCCTTGACGAAAAACCGGACCGTTCGGCAACACTACAGGATATCACTTGTGATTCGGACGGAAAGATTAACAATTTCATTTCGACCCGAAACTTTTCTTATTATCTACCCGTTCATTCTCTCAAAGCAAAAGAGTCGTACTACATTGGAGTTTTCCTCGTAGGTGCTTACCAGGAAATTCTCGGCGATCTGCACAACCTGTTCGGCGATACCAACGCGGTTCACGTGTCGGTTGATGACAAGGAATACAGTATCGACCAGATCATCGATGGGGAAACGGTAGCCGAGGTTCTCGACTACGTGCAGTACAACCCGAAGAAGCTCGTTCGAACGGTAGAAACCTGGGTAACTTCATCGGTGAAAACCGGAAAGATATCAGCGGAAGAAGGAAAAGAATTTCTGTCCAACTATCGCTCCGGACTGTATGGTTACACTTACCTGGAGTGA
- a CDS encoding peptidoglycan bridge formation glycyltransferase FemA/FemB family protein, protein MHIDIEPKYTEQIKPAAVPQQTAFWAKVKENLGYETRAFDIKIPQSELSVDNSPSNQLKHVTDDLLVVMQQVGADHQVAYIPYGPLVNPDEDIRGLYLEELSESIRRFLPSNTILIRYDLIWESPWADDENRFNDRDDWLGPPEPHYQEMRVNFNTHNWNLRKAPSDLLPSHTIFLDLNHNQDTLLQRMKPKTRYNIRLSKRKGVEVKEVSFDNLPVWYDLYRQTAIRNGIVLDDISYFRTVLETQAANTNSPADVHMLLAESDGVPLAGMFLVITGKRATYLYGASSSHHRNMMATYALQWEAIKIARQKGCTEYDMFGVAPTPEPSHPMHGLYRFKTGFGGDLYHRMGCWDYPLNEEQYKLFMMAERNAQGYHIR, encoded by the coding sequence ATGCACATTGACATTGAACCGAAATACACGGAGCAAATCAAACCTGCAGCTGTACCGCAGCAAACGGCCTTCTGGGCCAAAGTGAAAGAAAACCTGGGCTACGAAACCCGCGCCTTCGATATCAAAATCCCACAGTCGGAACTCAGCGTTGATAATTCTCCTTCGAACCAGCTAAAGCACGTAACCGACGACTTGCTGGTAGTTATGCAACAAGTAGGTGCAGACCACCAGGTTGCTTACATTCCTTATGGTCCGCTCGTGAACCCGGATGAAGATATTCGCGGATTGTACCTTGAAGAGCTATCCGAAAGCATCCGCCGGTTTTTGCCATCGAACACCATTCTTATCCGCTACGATTTGATTTGGGAATCGCCATGGGCCGACGACGAAAACCGGTTCAACGACCGGGATGACTGGCTGGGACCGCCGGAACCACACTACCAGGAAATGCGCGTTAACTTCAACACCCACAACTGGAACCTGCGCAAAGCTCCGTCGGATTTGCTTCCCTCCCATACCATTTTTCTGGACCTGAACCACAATCAGGATACTTTGCTTCAGCGAATGAAGCCCAAAACCCGCTACAACATTCGCCTATCGAAACGCAAAGGTGTGGAAGTAAAAGAGGTCAGCTTCGACAATCTCCCGGTCTGGTACGATTTGTACCGGCAAACTGCTATCCGCAACGGCATTGTTCTCGATGATATCAGCTATTTCCGTACCGTGCTCGAAACGCAGGCAGCGAATACCAATTCGCCCGCAGATGTGCATATGCTCTTGGCCGAATCAGACGGTGTTCCGTTGGCAGGTATGTTTCTGGTCATCACCGGAAAAAGAGCCACCTATCTGTACGGCGCTTCATCTTCTCACCACCGGAACATGATGGCTACTTATGCATTACAATGGGAGGCCATTAAAATTGCACGGCAGAAAGGCTGCACAGAATATGACATGTTTGGTGTAGCTCCTACTCCGGAGCCATCACATCCCATGCATGGTCTATATCGATTTAAGACGGGATTCGGCGGCGATTTGTACCACCGGATGGGTTGTTGGGATTATCCACTAAATGAAGAACAATACAAGTTATTCATGATGGCTGAACGCAATGCCCAGGGATACCATATCCGTTAA
- a CDS encoding aspartate/glutamate racemase family protein, giving the protein MKTIGLFGGTGWVSTLEYYRYLNQGMNERLGGLSSARIFMHSVNFAELNELRDKGPQEVYNYIKNNLLKLIDAGADFVMLGANTLHMHAEKLKAELPVPLLHIADATGEAIQAKGFRKVGLLGTMRTMEKNFYKKRLAEHGIEVLIPEKEEREFIDHVIWHELEKEIFSDTSKNRLLEIMNALAEKGAEGMILGCTEIPLLIHQEDTSLELFDTLKIHAKAAVEFALKD; this is encoded by the coding sequence GTGAAAACAATTGGACTTTTTGGCGGAACCGGTTGGGTTTCCACATTAGAATATTACCGTTACCTGAATCAGGGAATGAACGAACGACTTGGCGGCTTGAGTTCTGCACGCATTTTTATGCACTCAGTCAATTTTGCCGAATTAAACGAGCTCAGGGATAAAGGACCGCAGGAAGTTTATAATTACATCAAGAACAACTTATTGAAGCTGATTGACGCTGGCGCTGACTTCGTGATGCTGGGAGCTAATACGCTGCACATGCACGCAGAAAAACTGAAAGCTGAACTTCCGGTTCCCCTGCTCCACATTGCCGATGCAACGGGCGAAGCCATCCAAGCGAAAGGTTTTCGGAAAGTTGGATTGTTGGGCACCATGCGGACAATGGAGAAAAATTTCTACAAGAAGCGCCTGGCTGAACATGGAATCGAAGTACTGATTCCTGAAAAAGAAGAACGCGAATTCATCGACCATGTTATCTGGCACGAACTGGAAAAAGAAATATTCAGCGATACCTCGAAAAACCGCCTTCTTGAAATCATGAACGCGCTGGCTGAAAAAGGTGCCGAAGGAATGATTCTCGGTTGTACCGAAATCCCGTTGCTGATCCACCAGGAAGATACCAGTCTGGAGCTTTTCGACACACTAAAAATACATGCTAAAGCAGCTGTGGAATTTGCGTTGAAAGACTAA
- a CDS encoding protein-L-isoaspartate(D-aspartate) O-methyltransferase — translation MKLITILLLIFIFPLMACAQEDFEAKRMEMVKKQIIARGINDGPTIRAMRKVPRQDFVPDAYRDQAYKDSPLSIGYGQTISQPYIVALMTEKTKPSKGKKALEIGTGSGYQAAVLAEIVDSVYTIELIPGLARHAAKVLAEHHYDNVVPKQGDGYRGWPEHAPFDIILVTAAGDHVPRPLIDQLAENGRLIMPVGQPGSFQQLVLLIKRNGRIKRKNLATVQFVPLQRE, via the coding sequence ATGAAGCTAATAACCATACTACTACTGATATTTATTTTTCCATTGATGGCCTGTGCCCAGGAAGATTTTGAGGCCAAACGAATGGAAATGGTGAAGAAGCAAATCATTGCGCGTGGTATCAATGACGGACCAACTATCCGCGCGATGCGCAAAGTTCCTCGCCAGGATTTTGTTCCCGACGCTTACCGCGATCAGGCGTATAAAGATTCTCCGCTTTCCATCGGTTACGGACAAACTATCTCGCAGCCTTACATTGTGGCTTTGATGACTGAAAAAACAAAACCTTCGAAAGGGAAGAAAGCTCTGGAAATTGGAACAGGGTCCGGTTATCAGGCGGCGGTGCTCGCCGAAATTGTCGATTCAGTTTATACGATCGAACTAATTCCCGGCTTAGCCCGGCACGCAGCCAAAGTGCTGGCCGAGCATCACTACGACAATGTTGTCCCGAAACAGGGTGATGGCTATCGTGGCTGGCCGGAGCATGCGCCTTTTGATATTATTTTGGTTACAGCAGCCGGCGACCATGTGCCTCGTCCGCTGATTGACCAGTTGGCAGAAAATGGGCGCTTGATTATGCCGGTTGGCCAGCCTGGAAGTTTTCAGCAACTGGTGCTGCTCATTAAGCGAAACGGTCGAATCAAGAGGAAAAACCTCGCGACGGTTCAGTTTGTTCCGCTGCAGCGGGAATAA
- the acs gene encoding acetate--CoA ligase, protein MVPKIHSLGGYIHECQKGIANPEAFWNQVAESFFWRKRWNKTVEWDFKKPEIKWFINGKLNITENIFEKNLYTHANLPAIIWEPNDPKEENRVLTYKELLAEVNMFANALKRLGVRKGDRVALYMPMVPELAVGMLACARIGAIHSVVFAGFSAQSLADRINDAGATVLLTADGGYRGSKVTPLKDIADDALKHCPTIKNTVVFKRTGSSVNMKEGRDIWWHDVIHGEPAHCEPEEMDAEDELFILYTSGSTGKPKGIVHTTGGYMVYSAYTFKNVFQYDPGDVYFCTADIGWITGHSYIVYGPLLNGAQTLMFEGVPSWPDAGRFWDIVAKYKVNQFYTAPTAIRALLAKGPEFIEGKRLESLKVLGTVGEPINEEAWHWYHDHIGKNRCPIVDTWWQTETGGIMISPIAGVTPTKPSFATMPMPGVQPVVVDNQGNELVGNSVEGNLCIKYPWPGMLRTIWGDHKRMKETYFSRFENMYFTGDGVKRDEDGYYRILGRVDDVINVSGHRLGTAEIENAINEHPLVNESAVVGYPHAIKGQGIYAFVVCGELSTGGEDGIRNSIMKGVTKIIGPIAKPDIIQLVPGLPKTRSGKIMRRILRKIAEGDASNLGDITTLLDEEVVDQIIDGALVDVKR, encoded by the coding sequence ATGGTACCAAAAATTCATTCCTTAGGAGGTTACATTCACGAATGTCAAAAAGGAATAGCCAACCCCGAAGCATTCTGGAATCAGGTCGCTGAATCGTTTTTCTGGAGAAAACGTTGGAATAAAACAGTTGAATGGGATTTCAAGAAGCCCGAAATCAAATGGTTCATCAATGGAAAGCTCAACATCACAGAAAACATCTTCGAAAAGAACCTGTATACCCACGCCAATTTACCCGCTATCATCTGGGAACCCAATGACCCGAAAGAAGAAAACCGTGTACTGACCTACAAAGAATTGCTGGCGGAAGTCAACATGTTTGCCAATGCCTTAAAGCGACTCGGTGTACGCAAGGGGGACCGGGTAGCGCTTTACATGCCCATGGTTCCGGAACTGGCAGTTGGAATGCTGGCTTGTGCCCGCATTGGTGCAATCCACTCAGTTGTTTTCGCCGGTTTCTCGGCACAATCACTGGCTGACCGGATTAATGACGCCGGAGCTACCGTATTATTGACAGCTGATGGCGGATACCGTGGTTCCAAAGTGACCCCGTTGAAAGACATTGCAGACGACGCACTGAAGCATTGCCCAACGATAAAAAACACAGTTGTCTTCAAACGAACCGGTTCATCGGTTAACATGAAAGAGGGACGCGATATCTGGTGGCACGATGTTATTCATGGCGAACCGGCACACTGTGAGCCGGAAGAAATGGATGCAGAAGATGAACTTTTCATCTTATATACGTCCGGTTCAACCGGAAAACCCAAAGGAATTGTCCACACGACCGGTGGATATATGGTTTATTCGGCCTATACTTTTAAAAATGTTTTCCAGTACGATCCGGGCGATGTTTATTTCTGTACGGCAGATATTGGCTGGATTACCGGGCACTCGTACATCGTTTACGGACCGCTGCTGAATGGTGCACAAACACTCATGTTCGAAGGAGTTCCTTCCTGGCCCGATGCCGGCCGTTTCTGGGACATTGTAGCCAAATACAAGGTGAACCAGTTTTACACTGCGCCTACTGCTATTCGTGCATTGCTTGCTAAAGGACCAGAGTTCATCGAGGGTAAACGACTCGAGTCATTGAAGGTTTTGGGAACGGTAGGTGAACCCATTAACGAAGAGGCCTGGCACTGGTACCATGACCACATTGGGAAAAACCGCTGCCCCATTGTTGATACCTGGTGGCAAACCGAAACCGGTGGTATCATGATTAGCCCGATTGCAGGCGTAACGCCAACGAAGCCTTCGTTCGCCACAATGCCGATGCCGGGAGTTCAGCCTGTTGTTGTTGACAACCAGGGAAATGAGCTGGTTGGTAACAGTGTGGAAGGAAACCTTTGTATCAAATACCCGTGGCCGGGAATGCTTCGTACCATCTGGGGCGACCACAAGCGAATGAAGGAAACCTATTTCTCCCGTTTCGAGAATATGTATTTTACCGGCGATGGTGTCAAACGAGATGAAGATGGATATTACCGTATTCTCGGTCGTGTCGATGATGTGATCAACGTATCCGGTCACCGCCTTGGAACCGCTGAAATTGAAAATGCCATCAACGAGCACCCGCTGGTAAACGAATCGGCCGTAGTTGGTTATCCACATGCTATTAAAGGGCAGGGAATTTACGCCTTTGTTGTTTGTGGTGAACTGTCGACCGGAGGAGAAGATGGTATCCGCAATTCGATTATGAAAGGGGTGACCAAAATTATTGGTCCCATTGCCAAACCCGACATTATCCAGTTGGTTCCGGGCTTACCCAAAACCCGTTCCGGTAAGATTATGCGGAGAATCTTACGGAAAATTGCGGAAGGCGATGCCTCTAATCTCGGCGATATCACCACGCTGCTCGATGAGGAAGTTGTCGACCAAATCATTGATGGTGCATTGGTTGATGTAAAAAGATAA